One genomic window of Polaromonas sp. SP1 includes the following:
- a CDS encoding branched-chain amino acid ABC transporter permease: MINLLQALLSGLALGGIYALVALGFSITHTTTKTLNFGQGEFLVAGSLVAVGTLLLISGKSQTGVLTSADVNLLSYGMALVVSLAVLGVLGVILYFTAVRPFFGSAGMSWVMSTIGFGIILQNTALAIWGPGSMAMPSPLGETVIRIGGAGIRPQEILVLAVTAVVMLALDHVLRRTRIGKAVRAVAANRQAAALMGINVAAIVVLAFVVSSGLAGLAGLLIAPITTASVFMGLSIALKAFSAAIVGGLTSPRGCIAGGFLLGCVEALVGLWRAEMREITIFALIILVLVIKPEGLFGQKPFEKV; the protein is encoded by the coding sequence ATGATTAATTTGCTGCAGGCATTGCTCAGCGGCCTGGCGCTTGGCGGCATCTACGCCCTCGTGGCGCTGGGCTTCAGCATCACGCACACCACGACCAAGACGCTGAACTTCGGCCAGGGCGAATTCCTGGTGGCGGGCTCGCTGGTGGCAGTGGGCACGCTGCTGCTGATTTCCGGCAAGAGCCAGACCGGCGTGCTGACCAGTGCCGACGTCAACCTGCTCAGCTACGGCATGGCGCTGGTGGTGTCGTTGGCGGTGTTGGGGGTTCTGGGGGTCATCCTGTATTTCACGGCGGTGCGGCCTTTCTTCGGTTCGGCCGGAATGTCGTGGGTCATGAGCACCATCGGATTTGGCATCATCTTGCAGAACACCGCGCTGGCCATCTGGGGCCCAGGCTCCATGGCCATGCCGTCGCCGCTTGGCGAGACAGTCATCCGCATCGGCGGGGCGGGCATCCGGCCGCAGGAAATCCTCGTGCTGGCCGTCACAGCCGTGGTCATGCTCGCGCTGGACCATGTACTGCGCCGCACCCGTATCGGCAAGGCCGTGCGGGCGGTGGCGGCCAACCGGCAGGCGGCCGCGCTCATGGGCATCAATGTGGCGGCCATCGTGGTGCTGGCGTTTGTCGTGTCTTCCGGCCTTGCGGGGCTGGCGGGCCTGCTGATTGCCCCCATCACCACGGCTTCGGTCTTCATGGGGCTTTCCATCGCGCTGAAGGCCTTTTCTGCGGCCATCGTCGGCGGCCTCACCAGCCCGCGCGGCTGCATTGCCGGCGGTTTTTTACTCGGATGCGTTGAGGCGCTGGTGGGGCTTTGGCGCGCGGAGATGCGGGAGATCACCATCTTCGCGCTCATCATCCTGGTGCTGGTTATCAAGCCCGAAGGCCTGTTCGGCCAGAAGCCGTTTGAGAAGGTATGA
- a CDS encoding ATP-binding cassette domain-containing protein → MSVRPHTIGIVVAAVLAAAVPAFLTNEFYLKIIFTAGLYYLAACGLNVLVGWTGQKSLGHAGLFAAGAYTVALLTTKGGWNPWLALAASGAVAGLFGVLIALPSLRVKGPSLAMVTIGFGIVVEKVVTEWQEVFGGQQGIYGVVPPTFGGQALGTREWAWLVLAFAFAAHLLLRTLLSGKYGRAFQAVQAAEVAAESVGINVYRMKVLAFVISAVTCGLAGALLAQQNQYINSDFITFNLSIFLLLIVLFGGPSWYGPVLGAVVLTLLDAFLARWPHLQHFTYGALLLFALYAMPQGLAGALSKAVRRLWPRLSAAAALPAVQGEWQPKFAAVRDESAVMLRAEGLYKAYGGVVPTNDVSLELRPGHVHALIGPNGAGKTTLLNILSGVIPADRGRIEFCNADITHSRSSAVCALGIGRTFQNLKLFPHMSVLDNVLAGLHPHLKVGFWPSLLGLPAARREEREARDEAVRLLGFVDLLDRTGDEAGSLPYGLQRRLELARALATHPRLLLLDEPAAGLNPQETRDLTHLIGRIRDKGMTVLLIEHHMDLVMEVSDHVLVLDYGAKIAEGAPADVQGNPRVIAAYLGVDDGDDVAPPASPLQPA, encoded by the coding sequence ATGAGCGTGCGTCCCCACACCATTGGCATCGTCGTTGCCGCCGTCCTGGCTGCGGCCGTGCCGGCCTTCCTCACCAACGAGTTCTACCTCAAGATTATTTTTACGGCGGGTCTCTACTACCTGGCGGCCTGCGGCCTGAATGTGCTGGTCGGCTGGACCGGGCAGAAGTCGCTCGGCCATGCAGGCCTGTTTGCCGCAGGCGCCTACACCGTGGCGCTGCTGACCACCAAGGGCGGCTGGAACCCATGGCTTGCCCTGGCTGCATCGGGTGCTGTCGCGGGTCTTTTTGGTGTGCTGATCGCCTTGCCGTCGCTGCGCGTCAAGGGGCCTTCACTGGCCATGGTCACCATCGGCTTCGGCATCGTGGTCGAGAAGGTCGTCACTGAATGGCAAGAAGTATTTGGCGGCCAGCAGGGCATTTACGGGGTGGTGCCGCCGACTTTCGGCGGGCAGGCGCTGGGCACGCGCGAATGGGCCTGGCTGGTGCTGGCCTTCGCATTTGCCGCGCACCTGCTGCTGCGCACGCTGCTGTCGGGCAAGTACGGCCGGGCTTTCCAGGCCGTGCAGGCGGCCGAAGTGGCTGCCGAAAGCGTGGGCATCAATGTCTACCGGATGAAGGTGCTGGCGTTTGTCATCAGCGCGGTGACCTGCGGTCTGGCCGGCGCCTTGCTGGCGCAGCAGAACCAGTACATCAATTCGGACTTCATCACCTTCAATCTGTCGATCTTCCTGCTGCTCATCGTGCTGTTCGGTGGCCCCTCGTGGTACGGGCCGGTGCTAGGCGCGGTGGTGTTGACCTTGCTCGACGCCTTCCTGGCGCGCTGGCCGCATCTGCAGCATTTCACTTACGGCGCCTTGCTGTTGTTCGCCCTGTACGCCATGCCCCAGGGCCTGGCGGGTGCGCTGTCAAAGGCGGTGCGCAGGCTTTGGCCACGGCTTTCGGCGGCGGCTGCGCTGCCGGCTGTGCAAGGCGAATGGCAACCGAAATTTGCCGCCGTGCGCGACGAATCCGCGGTGATGCTGCGCGCGGAAGGTTTGTACAAGGCCTATGGCGGCGTCGTGCCCACGAACGACGTCAGCCTGGAACTGCGGCCCGGCCACGTGCATGCGCTCATCGGGCCCAACGGTGCGGGAAAGACGACGCTCCTCAACATCCTCTCGGGGGTCATTCCGGCCGACCGCGGCCGTATCGAGTTCTGCAATGCGGACATCACGCACAGCCGCTCCAGTGCCGTCTGCGCACTCGGCATCGGCCGCACCTTTCAGAACCTCAAGCTGTTTCCGCACATGAGCGTGCTGGACAACGTGCTCGCCGGCCTGCATCCGCACCTGAAAGTCGGTTTCTGGCCAAGCCTGCTGGGCTTGCCGGCAGCCCGAAGGGAAGAACGGGAGGCGCGCGACGAGGCCGTGCGCCTGCTCGGTTTTGTGGATTTGCTGGACCGCACCGGCGATGAAGCGGGCAGCCTGCCCTATGGCTTGCAGCGCCGCCTGGAGCTGGCGCGCGCACTCGCCACGCATCCGCGGCTGCTGCTGCTCGACGAACCCGCGGCAGGCCTGAATCCGCAGGAAACGCGAGACCTGACACACCTGATCGGCCGCATCAGGGACAAGGGCATGACGGTGCTGCTGATCGAACACCACATGGACCTGGTGATGGAGGTGTCCGACCATGTGCTGGTGCTGGACTACGGCGCCAAGATCGCCGAGGGCGCACCCGCTGACGTGCAGGGCAACCCGCGCGTGATTGCCGCTTACCTGGGCGTGGATGACGGCGACGACGTGGCGCCGCCCGCATCCCCTCTTCAACCCGCCTGA
- a CDS encoding ABC transporter ATP-binding protein: MLHIKNLAVRYGAIEALKGVSLEVKAGEVVTIIGGNGAGKSTLMKAISGLEPASAGSIEFEGQDITRLPAHQRVALGISQSPEGRQVFADQSVRDNLLLGAYLRKASDPGIEQDIASQFTTFPRLRERQQQLAGTLSGGEQQMLAIARALMARPRLLLLDEPSLGLAPLIVKEIFAVIRTLKQSGVTILLVEQMANQALKVADRAYVLKTGEFTSSGNARAMLDDPAVREAYLGKH; this comes from the coding sequence ATGCTGCATATCAAAAACCTGGCCGTTCGTTACGGCGCGATTGAGGCCCTGAAGGGCGTGAGCCTGGAAGTGAAGGCCGGCGAAGTCGTCACCATCATCGGGGGCAACGGCGCTGGAAAGAGCACGCTGATGAAAGCGATTTCGGGCCTGGAGCCCGCCAGCGCAGGCAGCATCGAATTTGAAGGGCAGGACATCACCCGCCTGCCGGCCCATCAACGCGTGGCACTGGGCATCTCGCAGTCGCCCGAAGGCCGGCAGGTATTTGCCGACCAGAGCGTGCGCGACAACCTGCTGCTGGGCGCCTACCTGCGCAAGGCGTCTGACCCGGGGATTGAGCAGGACATTGCGTCGCAGTTCACCACGTTCCCCCGTTTGCGTGAGCGCCAGCAGCAACTGGCCGGCACGCTGAGCGGCGGCGAGCAGCAGATGCTGGCGATTGCGCGCGCATTGATGGCCAGGCCGCGCCTGTTGTTGCTCGATGAGCCTTCGCTCGGGCTGGCGCCGCTCATCGTGAAGGAAATCTTTGCCGTGATCCGCACGCTCAAGCAAAGCGGCGTGACGATCCTGCTGGTCGAACAGATGGCCAACCAGGCGCTCAAGGTCGCCGACCGGGCTTATGTACTCAAGACGGGGGAATTCACGTCCTCAGGCAATGCGCGCGCCATGCTGGACGACCCGGCTGTGCGCGAAGCCTACCTGGGCAAGCATTGA
- a CDS encoding hydroxymethylglutaryl-CoA lyase, with product MCVKEHIKIVEVGPRDGLQNEAVNVDLETRLELIARLADAGVRHIESASFVSAKWVPQMAGSADLMKRLPRLAGVHYSALTPNLQGLESAIEAGCEEVAVFASASEQFSRRNINCTIRESLERFRSVVETARAHHIKVRGYVSCVLGCPYEGRVDPEQVAGVALLLHELGCHEISLGDTIGRGTPREVRAMLEASARRVPVSRLAGHFHDTYGMAIANIAASLEMGVRVFDSSVAGLGGCPYAAGASGNVATEDVIYLLHGMGYETGIDLRKIAEAGRFISQALGRESNSRVGRALLG from the coding sequence ATTTGCGTGAAGGAACATATCAAGATCGTTGAGGTGGGGCCGCGCGACGGGTTGCAAAATGAAGCGGTCAACGTTGATCTCGAGACACGGCTGGAATTGATTGCCCGCCTGGCGGACGCCGGTGTCCGGCATATTGAGTCGGCCTCCTTCGTGTCTGCGAAGTGGGTTCCGCAGATGGCCGGAAGCGCTGATTTGATGAAGCGCCTGCCGCGCCTGGCGGGCGTTCATTACAGCGCACTGACCCCGAACCTGCAAGGACTGGAGTCAGCGATAGAAGCGGGATGCGAAGAGGTCGCTGTCTTTGCGTCTGCGTCGGAACAGTTCTCCCGCCGCAATATCAATTGCACCATTCGCGAAAGCCTGGAGCGTTTCCGGTCGGTAGTGGAAACGGCCCGCGCGCACCACATCAAGGTGCGCGGCTACGTATCGTGCGTACTGGGTTGCCCTTACGAAGGCCGGGTCGATCCGGAACAGGTCGCCGGGGTCGCGTTGCTGCTGCACGAGTTGGGCTGCCACGAGATATCGCTGGGGGACACCATAGGCCGCGGCACGCCGCGCGAAGTCCGCGCCATGCTGGAGGCAAGCGCCCGGCGTGTGCCTGTCAGTCGGCTGGCCGGGCATTTTCACGACACCTACGGCATGGCGATCGCGAACATTGCGGCTTCGCTGGAGATGGGTGTTCGGGTGTTTGACAGTTCTGTGGCCGGCCTGGGCGGCTGTCCTTACGCGGCGGGAGCGTCCGGGAATGTTGCAACGGAGGACGTCATCTATCTCCTGCACGGCATGGGCTACGAAACCGGCATCGACCTGCGCAAAATTGCCGAGGCTGGCCGGTTTATCAGCCAGGCGCTTGGCCGCGAATCGAACTCCCGGGTTGGCCGCGCCTTGTTGGGGTAG
- a CDS encoding LysR family transcriptional regulator, translated as MSLAFNYRHLYYFWVVAKEGGMSHAAARLDMAVQTISAQVRELERDLGCQLLKPAGRGLALTEAGDIALRQAEQIFQLGEALPELVRSAAKAKSVRLTVGIADGLPKLVVQRLLQPVLGTPDLRLICHEGEMADLLADLAMHRLDVVLSDHPAPFNPHLKVHNHSLGTSGMGWYASQRWWKLAQKDFPASLSKVPVLLPTSHSTVRGPLDQWLTQHGLRPRVVGEFEDSALLETFGGSGLGVFPAALSVQDDLMKRHQVRLLGPCDGVDENYYAISTERKVKHLVVQQLFIPR; from the coding sequence ATGAGCCTCGCCTTCAACTACCGGCACCTGTACTACTTCTGGGTCGTTGCGAAGGAAGGCGGCATGTCGCATGCTGCAGCGCGGCTGGACATGGCGGTCCAGACCATCAGCGCCCAGGTGCGCGAACTTGAGCGGGACCTGGGATGCCAGCTCCTCAAACCTGCCGGGCGGGGCCTGGCGCTGACCGAAGCCGGAGACATTGCGCTGCGGCAGGCCGAGCAGATCTTCCAGCTGGGCGAGGCGCTACCTGAATTGGTGCGTAGCGCCGCCAAGGCCAAATCGGTTCGGTTGACGGTTGGCATTGCGGACGGCCTGCCCAAGCTGGTGGTGCAGCGCCTGCTTCAGCCGGTGCTGGGCACGCCCGACCTGAGGCTCATATGCCACGAAGGTGAAATGGCCGACCTCCTGGCCGACCTGGCCATGCACAGGCTGGATGTTGTGCTGTCCGATCACCCCGCACCGTTCAATCCCCATCTGAAGGTGCACAACCATTCCCTGGGCACTTCAGGCATGGGGTGGTATGCATCGCAGCGCTGGTGGAAGCTGGCTCAAAAAGACTTCCCCGCGTCATTGAGCAAGGTGCCTGTATTGCTGCCGACTTCACACTCCACCGTGCGCGGGCCGCTGGATCAGTGGTTGACCCAGCACGGGCTGCGGCCGCGCGTTGTTGGAGAGTTTGAAGACAGCGCCCTGCTGGAAACATTCGGCGGCAGTGGGCTGGGCGTTTTCCCAGCGGCGCTGTCAGTACAGGATGACCTCATGAAACGTCATCAGGTCAGGTTGCTGGGCCCTTGCGACGGTGTCGATGAGAACTACTACGCCATCAGCACAGAGCGCAAAGTAAAACACCTTGTGGTCCAGCAACTGTTCATTCCGCGCTGA
- a CDS encoding Bax inhibitor-1/YccA family protein, which produces MNRPLVFPSHTAGSGWGAGIAKHRVLRNTYALLSMTLLFSAAMAALSVFLKLPAPGLVITLAGYFGLLFLIHKVQNSGWAVPAVFALTGFMGYTLGPLLAMHLALPGGAQAIALALGTTGVTFLALSGWVLATRRDFSFMGGFLFAGMVIAILAGLAAMFLQMPALALAVSAVVALLSAGMILFETSRIVNGGETNYVLATVSLFVSLFNLFTSLLSLFGFGGNND; this is translated from the coding sequence ATGAATCGACCATTGGTTTTCCCATCCCACACCGCCGGCTCCGGCTGGGGCGCCGGCATTGCGAAGCACAGGGTGCTGCGTAACACCTACGCCCTGCTCTCCATGACCTTGCTGTTCAGCGCCGCGATGGCCGCGTTGAGTGTCTTCCTCAAGCTGCCGGCCCCCGGGTTGGTCATTACGCTCGCCGGATATTTCGGCTTGCTGTTCCTCATCCATAAAGTGCAGAACAGCGGCTGGGCCGTCCCGGCGGTTTTCGCGCTCACCGGCTTCATGGGCTACACGCTTGGCCCTTTGCTGGCGATGCATTTGGCCCTGCCGGGCGGAGCGCAGGCCATTGCACTGGCGCTGGGTACGACGGGCGTGACGTTCCTGGCCTTGTCCGGCTGGGTATTGGCCACACGGCGCGACTTCAGCTTCATGGGCGGTTTCCTGTTCGCCGGCATGGTGATCGCGATTCTCGCGGGACTGGCGGCGATGTTCCTGCAGATGCCGGCACTGGCGCTGGCCGTGTCGGCCGTGGTGGCGTTGCTCTCGGCGGGAATGATCCTGTTTGAAACCAGCCGCATCGTCAACGGCGGCGAGACCAATTACGTCCTGGCCACGGTAAGCCTCTTCGTTTCGCTGTTCAATCTTTTTACCAGCCTGCTGAGCCTCTTCGGCTTTGGCGGCAACAACGACTAA
- a CDS encoding zf-TFIIB domain-containing protein has product MKCPHCNDVTLVMTERQGVEIDYCPQCRGVWLDRGELDKLIARDVAAAPAPQPAYQQPARRPDFQDSDYRHNTGYGRRKPKSWLSEIFD; this is encoded by the coding sequence ATGAAATGTCCCCATTGCAACGACGTCACCCTGGTCATGACGGAACGCCAAGGCGTTGAAATTGATTACTGCCCCCAATGCCGCGGTGTGTGGCTGGACCGCGGTGAGCTGGACAAGCTCATAGCGCGCGACGTGGCCGCCGCACCGGCACCGCAGCCGGCCTACCAGCAACCCGCGCGGCGTCCCGACTTTCAGGATTCGGACTACCGGCACAACACCGGCTATGGCAGGCGCAAGCCCAAATCATGGCTCAGTGAAATCTTCGATTGA
- a CDS encoding ABC transporter substrate-binding protein: MNTSFRTTTSVIALTIASLAVPSLAFAKRMGSGGRTMPAARAGNAPAAPVAAKAPAPAAAPAVTAAPAAAAAPTARGPGLMGTMGAVAVGAVAGTMAGNALAGGTNSDKEAKAKEAEKEAQELQQKADEAKRKAEAARAAAK; this comes from the coding sequence GTGAACACTTCTTTTCGCACCACCACCTCTGTGATCGCTCTGACCATCGCTTCGCTGGCCGTCCCTTCGCTTGCATTTGCCAAGCGGATGGGAAGTGGCGGCAGAACCATGCCGGCTGCCCGGGCCGGCAATGCCCCGGCCGCTCCCGTAGCGGCAAAGGCGCCGGCGCCAGCTGCCGCGCCCGCCGTCACTGCAGCCCCGGCCGCTGCGGCTGCGCCCACTGCCCGGGGACCCGGCTTGATGGGCACGATGGGCGCAGTCGCCGTGGGTGCAGTTGCCGGCACCATGGCCGGCAATGCGCTGGCTGGCGGCACCAACTCCGACAAAGAAGCCAAGGCCAAGGAAGCGGAGAAAGAAGCCCAGGAGCTTCAACAAAAGGCTGACGAAGCCAAGCGCAAGGCTGAAGCTGCTCGCGCGGCGGCAAAGTAG
- a CDS encoding AraC family transcriptional regulator: protein MLDDSSRTFTPVVQPPLAGGGLPAAGPDPLTQILLGLRLEGVEYGRCLMHAPWAISFAAQPSARFHFFAGGDGWMHTPQSGWMELKAGDAVLLPRGTAHTLASSPEVPPVALATFERERIADDIYLLRDGAPAAQTPSHVMFCGSMKFNLDPLHPLLTMMPEVIRAGDLAQRDPGVPMLLDAMEREASLNRIGACGILARMADVLAASIIRAWVECACSNSTGWITALRSPGVGKVLAAIHASPEQDWSVPELANIMGASRSSFAQAFKESVGESPARYVARVRMFQARSWIAQDGMRVTTAADRLGFDSEASFSRAFKRVIGHPPSKARSAM, encoded by the coding sequence ATGCTTGACGATTCCTCCAGAACTTTCACGCCCGTCGTTCAGCCGCCTCTGGCCGGAGGCGGCCTTCCCGCCGCGGGGCCCGACCCGCTCACCCAAATCCTGCTGGGCTTGCGCCTGGAAGGCGTCGAGTACGGCCGCTGCCTGATGCATGCGCCATGGGCCATTTCCTTTGCCGCGCAACCCTCCGCAAGGTTTCATTTTTTTGCCGGCGGGGATGGCTGGATGCACACACCGCAGTCCGGGTGGATGGAACTGAAGGCCGGTGATGCGGTGCTGCTGCCGCGCGGCACGGCCCACACCCTGGCCAGTTCGCCCGAGGTGCCGCCGGTAGCCCTCGCAACCTTTGAACGTGAGCGAATTGCAGACGATATTTATCTGTTGCGCGACGGAGCGCCCGCAGCACAAACACCGTCCCACGTCATGTTCTGCGGCAGCATGAAGTTCAACCTCGATCCCCTGCACCCCTTGCTCACCATGATGCCGGAGGTGATCCGTGCCGGCGACCTGGCCCAGCGCGACCCCGGCGTGCCCATGCTGCTCGATGCGATGGAGCGTGAAGCCTCGCTGAACCGCATCGGCGCCTGCGGCATCCTGGCCCGCATGGCCGACGTGCTCGCCGCGAGCATCATCCGCGCCTGGGTGGAATGCGCCTGCAGCAACTCGACCGGCTGGATCACGGCACTGCGTTCACCCGGCGTCGGCAAGGTGCTGGCCGCCATTCACGCATCGCCCGAGCAGGACTGGAGCGTGCCCGAGCTGGCAAACATCATGGGCGCATCGCGATCCAGTTTTGCCCAGGCCTTCAAGGAGTCGGTGGGCGAAAGCCCGGCCCGGTACGTCGCCCGCGTCCGCATGTTCCAGGCCCGCAGCTGGATTGCGCAGGACGGCATGCGCGTGACCACCGCCGCCGACCGGCTGGGTTTTGATTCCGAGGCTTCGTTCAGCCGGGCATTCAAGCGGGTGATTGGGCATCCGCCCAGCAAGGCGCGCAGCGCGATGTGA
- a CDS encoding MFS transporter — protein MSSTCSSVCLDPLAAGVNPSNDPPGEAAARWAAVASLSLGVFGLVTAEFLPASLLTAMAADLHVTAGAAGQAVTATALVGAVAAPSIPLLTARFDRKRVLLALTALLLVSNLLAATAATLTVLLFARVVLGIALGGFWSMAAALTMRLVPERLFPRAMSLVLTGVSIATVCAAPIGAWMGDLWGWRSAFVAAGAVGLLAFVVQLVALPALPPRDQASLNGLRELLTRGPVRIALLAVLLVICGHFAGFTYIRPVLEDVTKLSVASISAVLLGYGIGGFFGNFAGGWLAERSERYAIVAGSAMIAALAAALLMGGGSTVVAAVAVTLWGFAFGAFPVGFQTWIVRAAPDQAEAAGGLLVAAFQIAIATGAIAGGLMVDWTGALGAPAFALVAVALGGLLAWRRGPSGRG, from the coding sequence ATGTCATCTACTTGCTCTTCTGTTTGCCTGGATCCGCTGGCCGCAGGCGTAAACCCATCCAACGACCCGCCCGGCGAGGCGGCCGCTCGCTGGGCGGCGGTCGCTTCACTGTCCCTCGGTGTGTTTGGCCTGGTCACGGCGGAGTTCCTGCCGGCCAGCCTGCTGACGGCCATGGCGGCCGATCTCCACGTCACGGCAGGCGCTGCGGGTCAGGCCGTCACGGCCACGGCATTGGTCGGTGCGGTGGCCGCGCCGAGCATCCCGCTGTTGACGGCGCGCTTCGACCGCAAGCGGGTGCTGCTGGCACTCACGGCCCTTCTGCTTGTGTCCAACCTGCTGGCGGCGACAGCCGCCACGCTCACGGTGCTGCTGTTTGCGCGTGTGGTGCTCGGCATCGCGCTCGGGGGGTTCTGGTCGATGGCGGCGGCACTGACCATGCGCCTGGTGCCTGAGCGCTTGTTCCCGCGCGCGATGTCGCTGGTGTTAACCGGCGTCTCCATTGCCACCGTCTGCGCGGCGCCCATCGGCGCGTGGATGGGCGACTTATGGGGATGGCGCAGCGCGTTTGTCGCGGCAGGCGCTGTCGGCTTGCTGGCCTTTGTGGTGCAACTGGTCGCGTTGCCGGCCTTGCCGCCGCGCGACCAGGCCAGCCTGAATGGCCTGCGCGAGCTGCTCACGCGCGGGCCGGTGCGCATTGCGCTGCTGGCGGTGCTGCTGGTAATTTGCGGCCACTTCGCGGGCTTCACCTACATCCGGCCCGTGCTGGAAGACGTGACAAAACTTTCCGTGGCGTCGATTTCTGCCGTGCTGCTGGGCTACGGCATTGGCGGCTTCTTCGGCAACTTCGCGGGGGGATGGCTGGCGGAGCGCAGTGAACGCTACGCCATCGTTGCCGGCAGCGCCATGATTGCAGCGCTTGCGGCGGCACTGCTCATGGGCGGCGGCTCCACCGTGGTCGCGGCCGTGGCTGTGACGCTATGGGGATTTGCGTTCGGCGCATTCCCGGTCGGCTTCCAGACCTGGATCGTGCGCGCCGCACCCGACCAGGCCGAGGCCGCAGGCGGCTTGCTGGTGGCCGCGTTCCAGATCGCCATTGCCACGGGCGCCATCGCCGGCGGCCTCATGGTCGACTGGACGGGCGCGCTGGGCGCTCCTGCATTTGCATTGGTGGCCGTGGCCCTGGGCGGCCTGCTGGCATGGCGGCGCGGGCCCTCGGGCCGCGGCTGA
- a CDS encoding NADP-dependent oxidoreductase: MNSHVNTNRRITLAAHPRGLPVASDFHLVTEPVPRAGEGQVLLQTLFLSLDPYMRNLMDEIGPGYAPPVPLGGTMPGGAVSRVVDSKHHAYRAGDLVLANTGWQDYAVSDGSGLQAIGNMARPSLALGALGMPGFTAHVGLLDIGQPKAGETVVVAAATGAVGAMVGQIAKRKGARVVGIAGGAGKCRQAVDELGFDACVDRHGPMFAAQLAAACPAGIDVYFENVGGDVLSAVLPLFNIGARMPVCGFVAHYNDTADSPGANQLPHFLAAILQKRVRVQGFIILDHYGERFDGFRREMDEWVNSGQVKAQEHLVDGLLNAPAVLSDLLQGRHSGKVVVRVAA, encoded by the coding sequence ATGAACAGCCACGTCAACACCAACCGGCGCATCACATTGGCAGCGCACCCGCGCGGCCTGCCTGTTGCGTCCGACTTCCATCTTGTGACGGAGCCCGTGCCCCGCGCAGGCGAAGGCCAGGTGCTGCTGCAAACGCTTTTCCTGTCGCTGGATCCGTATATGCGCAACCTGATGGACGAAATCGGGCCCGGGTACGCACCGCCCGTTCCGCTGGGCGGCACCATGCCGGGCGGCGCCGTCAGCCGTGTCGTCGACTCAAAGCATCACGCCTATCGTGCGGGTGATCTCGTACTCGCCAACACCGGCTGGCAGGACTACGCAGTGAGCGATGGGAGCGGCCTGCAGGCCATCGGCAACATGGCCCGTCCGTCGCTGGCGCTGGGCGCGCTCGGCATGCCGGGCTTCACGGCGCATGTCGGCCTGCTCGACATCGGCCAGCCCAAGGCGGGTGAAACAGTGGTGGTCGCCGCGGCCACCGGTGCGGTGGGCGCCATGGTCGGCCAGATCGCAAAACGCAAAGGCGCCCGCGTGGTGGGCATCGCCGGCGGCGCCGGCAAGTGCCGGCAAGCGGTTGACGAGCTGGGCTTTGATGCCTGCGTTGACCGGCACGGGCCGATGTTTGCGGCGCAGCTTGCGGCCGCGTGCCCCGCGGGCATCGACGTGTACTTTGAAAACGTCGGCGGTGATGTGTTGTCGGCAGTCCTTCCGCTTTTCAATATCGGCGCCCGCATGCCGGTGTGCGGCTTTGTCGCGCACTACAACGACACGGCAGACTCACCCGGCGCCAATCAGTTGCCGCATTTCCTGGCCGCCATCCTGCAAAAGCGTGTGCGGGTTCAGGGATTCATCATTCTTGACCACTACGGCGAGCGCTTTGACGGGTTCCGCCGCGAAATGGATGAATGGGTCAACAGCGGGCAGGTCAAGGCGCAGGAGCATTTGGTGGACGGCCTCCTGAATGCGCCCGCCGTGCTGTCGGACCTGCTGCAGGGCCGCCACAGCGGCAAGGTGGTGGTCCGCGTAGCCGCGTAG